A region of Maridesulfovibrio sp. DNA encodes the following proteins:
- the aat gene encoding leucyl/phenylalanyl-tRNA--protein transferase encodes MVVYRLIEDPIFPHPDEAEPDGLLAVGGDLSPERLLSAYASGIFPWYDERSPILWWSLDPRLILKFDKLHISRRVRRKIRKKEYTVTFDRAFENVISNCARKFRPGQAGTWILPEMIEAYVKLHKLGFAHSVEVWNREGRLAGGLYGVSLGKFFSGESMFFLEPDASKVGFSYIVQWLKNREFHFVDCQQPTDHLKSLGAEEVSREYFLERLDESLEFPALRGRWEFMEGEYEMITKILS; translated from the coding sequence ATGGTTGTTTACAGACTGATAGAAGACCCCATTTTTCCCCACCCCGATGAAGCGGAGCCGGATGGTCTGCTTGCGGTTGGTGGAGATTTAAGTCCAGAGCGGTTGCTTTCAGCTTATGCTTCGGGGATTTTTCCGTGGTACGATGAACGTTCGCCAATTTTGTGGTGGTCGCTTGATCCTCGTTTGATACTTAAATTTGATAAGTTGCATATTTCCCGCCGGGTCAGACGTAAGATCAGGAAAAAAGAATATACGGTTACCTTTGATCGCGCTTTTGAAAATGTAATTTCCAACTGTGCTCGTAAATTTCGTCCAGGTCAGGCCGGGACATGGATTTTGCCTGAAATGATTGAGGCTTATGTTAAACTGCACAAACTCGGTTTTGCACATAGCGTGGAAGTATGGAACCGGGAGGGACGTCTTGCAGGTGGCCTGTATGGCGTCTCGCTAGGTAAGTTTTTTTCCGGTGAATCCATGTTTTTTCTTGAGCCTGATGCCTCGAAGGTAGGATTTTCTTACATCGTCCAATGGTTGAAAAATCGCGAATTCCATTTTGTGGATTGCCAGCAACCCACTGATCATCTCAAATCTCTTGGTGCTGAAGAAGTCAGCCGGGAATACTTTCTGGAAAGACTGGATGAGTCCTTGGAATTTCCGGCCCTGCGAGGTCGATGGGAGTTTATGGAAGGGGAGTATGAGATGATAACAAAAATTTTAAGCTAG
- the clpA gene encoding ATP-dependent Clp protease ATP-binding subunit ClpA, with protein MLSKALEQALTSAVNEVRLRNHEFLTLEHLLYAVLQEEMGADILAGCGAELSRLRSQLERFFDENLEPLPSGVDTEVIQTLGVRRVLQRAIWQKKAAGKDVVEVGDVIAAMFEEEDSYAVYFLKTHDISRLDILEYISHSMSESGWADGLDISPNPRHGAGSSSPEGKPSGGKDDKKSPLEEFTSNLTQRARDGKIDPLIGRDLEVERTLQVLSRRRKNNPIFVGDPGVGKTAMAEGLALAIAKENVPASFKNTDVFALDMGALLAGTKYRGDFESRLKGVLAQLKHKEGAILFVDEIHTIVGAGAVSGGSMDASNILKPFLASGEVRCIGATTYEEYKNHFEKDRALSRRFQKIDISEPTVEETIEILKGLKPYYEEHHNVFYAPSAIKAAAELSARHINERFLPDKAIDVIDEAGAFYNLSQRKRKDNRIVVSDVEKVISKMARIPTRQITMSDRSRLQELDINLKSVVFGQDEAVDIITRAILRSRAGMKQVGRPTGSFLLTGPTGVGKTELARQLASTMGVHFMRFDMSEYMEKHAVARLIGAPPGYVGFDQGGLLTEGVRKNPHCVILFDEIEKAHEDVFNILLQVMDYATLTDNNGRKADFRHVLLLMTSNAGAREMTRGGIGFGSASVGGVDKDRALKAVEKIFSPEFRNRLDAIVPFNHLEIDVMETIVVKFIKELNDQLLENRVSIEVDKKARHWLAEKGHDPAYGARPMARLIQTSIKDEIADEILFGRLVKGGTVTVSTKGKGEEEELSFKFKPVGKN; from the coding sequence ATGCTCAGCAAGGCATTAGAACAGGCATTGACTTCTGCGGTTAACGAAGTCAGGCTCAGAAATCACGAATTCCTTACTCTTGAACATCTGCTTTATGCGGTCCTTCAGGAGGAGATGGGAGCGGACATCCTTGCCGGGTGCGGGGCAGAGCTCTCCAGGCTCCGCAGTCAGCTGGAACGTTTTTTTGATGAAAATCTTGAACCCCTGCCCTCGGGTGTTGACACTGAAGTCATTCAGACTCTGGGCGTAAGACGCGTTCTGCAAAGGGCTATCTGGCAGAAGAAAGCCGCCGGAAAGGATGTGGTCGAGGTCGGTGATGTGATTGCTGCCATGTTTGAGGAGGAGGATTCCTATGCGGTCTATTTCCTCAAGACCCATGATATTTCGCGCCTTGATATTCTTGAATATATTTCACATTCCATGAGCGAAAGCGGATGGGCCGATGGATTGGACATCAGCCCCAATCCCCGGCACGGAGCTGGCAGCTCTTCCCCTGAAGGTAAGCCCTCCGGCGGCAAGGACGATAAGAAGTCCCCGCTGGAAGAATTCACTTCCAACCTTACACAGCGTGCGCGGGACGGTAAGATTGATCCGCTCATCGGACGTGATCTTGAGGTTGAGCGTACTCTGCAGGTCCTTTCCCGCAGACGCAAGAACAACCCTATTTTTGTCGGTGATCCCGGTGTCGGCAAGACTGCTATGGCCGAGGGGCTTGCCCTTGCCATTGCCAAAGAAAATGTCCCGGCATCTTTTAAGAATACTGATGTCTTTGCTCTTGATATGGGAGCGCTGTTGGCCGGAACCAAGTATCGCGGTGATTTTGAATCCCGGCTCAAGGGAGTGCTGGCCCAGCTTAAGCACAAGGAAGGGGCAATCCTTTTTGTCGATGAAATCCATACCATCGTTGGGGCCGGGGCGGTAAGCGGCGGTTCCATGGATGCATCCAATATTTTGAAACCGTTTCTAGCTTCCGGCGAAGTCCGTTGTATTGGTGCCACCACTTATGAAGAATACAAGAATCATTTTGAAAAGGACCGTGCTCTTTCCCGCAGGTTTCAGAAAATTGACATAAGTGAACCAACAGTTGAGGAAACCATAGAAATCCTCAAGGGGCTTAAGCCTTATTACGAAGAACATCACAATGTGTTTTATGCTCCTTCGGCTATCAAGGCTGCTGCGGAGCTTTCTGCAAGGCATATAAACGAACGTTTTCTGCCTGATAAGGCCATTGATGTCATTGATGAAGCCGGGGCTTTTTACAATCTCAGCCAGCGTAAGCGTAAGGATAACCGTATTGTTGTTTCCGATGTGGAAAAGGTTATCTCCAAGATGGCCCGTATTCCCACTCGACAGATTACAATGTCCGACCGTTCCCGTTTGCAGGAACTGGATATTAATCTCAAGTCTGTTGTGTTCGGACAGGACGAGGCTGTGGATATCATTACCCGGGCTATTCTGCGTTCCCGTGCGGGTATGAAGCAGGTCGGCAGACCTACCGGTTCTTTTCTGCTTACCGGTCCCACCGGGGTAGGTAAGACTGAACTGGCCAGACAGCTGGCTTCTACCATGGGCGTTCATTTCATGCGTTTTGACATGAGTGAATACATGGAGAAACACGCGGTGGCCCGTCTTATAGGTGCGCCTCCGGGGTATGTCGGTTTTGATCAGGGCGGTCTGCTTACCGAAGGTGTTCGCAAGAATCCTCATTGCGTTATTCTTTTTGATGAAATTGAAAAGGCTCACGAGGATGTCTTCAACATTCTTTTACAGGTAATGGATTATGCAACCCTTACCGATAATAACGGCCGTAAGGCAGATTTCAGACATGTTCTGCTGCTTATGACTTCCAACGCCGGGGCCCGTGAGATGACCAGAGGCGGAATCGGTTTCGGCTCTGCCAGCGTGGGCGGAGTGGACAAAGATCGTGCCCTCAAGGCCGTGGAAAAGATCTTCAGTCCTGAATTCCGTAACAGGCTGGACGCTATTGTGCCCTTCAACCATCTTGAAATTGATGTCATGGAAACCATTGTCGTTAAGTTTATTAAGGAGCTTAATGACCAGCTTCTGGAAAACAGGGTCTCCATCGAAGTTGATAAGAAGGCACGCCACTGGTTGGCAGAAAAGGGGCACGATCCTGCTTACGGAGCACGACCCATGGCCCGTCTGATCCAGACTTCCATCAAGGATGAAATTGCTGATGAAATTCTTTTCGGCAGACTGGTTAAGGGCGGAACAGTTACGGTTAGCACCAAGGGCAAGGGCGAAGAGGAAGAACTCAGCTTTAAGTTTAAGCCGGTTGGAAAGAATTAA
- the clpS gene encoding ATP-dependent Clp protease adapter ClpS, with translation MAEYKENFESDVLLEDELKEPRKFRVLLHNDDYTSMEFVVAVLMQVFRKTEEESTQIMLRVHNDGVGVCGVYTAEVAETRVEMVKQLAQQAGYPLKCTIEEV, from the coding sequence ATGGCTGAATATAAAGAAAATTTTGAGTCGGATGTACTGCTTGAGGACGAGCTTAAAGAACCCAGGAAGTTCAGGGTGCTGCTGCACAATGATGATTATACTTCCATGGAATTCGTTGTAGCCGTGCTTATGCAGGTTTTCAGGAAAACAGAAGAGGAATCCACGCAGATAATGCTCAGGGTCCATAATGACGGAGTCGGGGTGTGTGGAGTTTATACGGCAGAAGTTGCTGAAACACGCGTTGAGATGGTCAAGCAGCTTGCGCAGCAGGCAGGCTACCCGCTGAAATGCACAATCGAAGAGGTCTAG
- a CDS encoding class IV adenylate cyclase, producing MALEIELKYLNADHGKARRIMEKLGGKHLTRHYERNIVLDDPGRTLFKRSALLRVRQAENVTMTVKRIPADPVSGKAKVYIEHETEVSNFDETVAALQVLGYEPVFCYEKIREEWKFADCHICLDLLPFGPFIEIEGMEDKILACADLLGLNSEDASKKTYHELNRDYRNEAGLEQDENFVFSADEVKKLL from the coding sequence ATGGCCCTTGAAATAGAATTGAAATACCTGAATGCTGATCACGGCAAGGCACGGAGGATTATGGAAAAGTTGGGTGGTAAACACCTGACCAGACATTATGAACGTAACATTGTGCTTGATGATCCGGGACGTACTCTTTTTAAAAGATCGGCATTGTTACGGGTACGGCAGGCGGAAAATGTGACTATGACCGTCAAGCGTATTCCTGCTGATCCTGTGTCGGGCAAGGCCAAGGTCTATATTGAGCATGAAACCGAGGTTTCGAATTTTGATGAGACTGTGGCGGCTTTACAGGTTTTGGGGTATGAGCCGGTCTTCTGTTATGAAAAAATAAGGGAAGAGTGGAAGTTTGCGGACTGCCACATTTGTCTTGATCTTCTTCCTTTTGGCCCGTTTATTGAAATTGAGGGAATGGAAGACAAAATTCTGGCTTGTGCCGATCTGCTTGGACTAAACTCCGAAGATGCAAGTAAAAAAACATACCATGAGTTGAATCGAGACTACAGAAATGAAGCCGGACTTGAGCAGGATGAAAATTTTGTCTTCAGTGCTGATGAAGTTAAGAAATTGCTTTAA
- the crcB gene encoding fluoride efflux transporter CrcB: MHKYLYIAAGGAAGSLCRYLASGVVQKMVDSSFPAGTFAVNMIGCLLFGLVNGIFEDRLGFPPEMRLLILTGFMGAFTTFSTYMFESASLVKSGQWAMTAMNIGGQSILGFFCIIGGLALGRLIVS, translated from the coding sequence ATGCATAAATATTTATATATCGCTGCAGGCGGAGCTGCCGGAAGCCTCTGCCGTTATCTGGCCTCAGGTGTGGTTCAAAAAATGGTCGACTCATCCTTTCCGGCAGGGACATTTGCAGTCAACATGATCGGATGCCTTTTATTCGGGCTGGTAAACGGTATATTTGAGGATCGCCTCGGCTTTCCACCTGAGATGCGACTCCTGATCCTGACCGGATTCATGGGAGCCTTTACCACTTTTTCCACCTACATGTTCGAATCAGCCAGTCTGGTCAAATCCGGACAATGGGCCATGACAGCAATGAATATAGGCGGCCAAAGCATTCTTGGTTTTTTCTGCATTATAGGCGGACTGGCACTGGGCAGACTGATCGTTTCCTGA
- a CDS encoding DUF190 domain-containing protein, translated as MTLTEKAVRLKIFTGEENRLKHRPLYEVIVEEARKQGLVGASVYRGVMGYGANSQVRTTSILRLSEDLPLIIEIIDKPEKVEKMIEFLAENMTEGLVTSEEVNVVIHKHNEGEKQ; from the coding sequence ATGACTTTAACCGAAAAGGCTGTAAGACTCAAAATTTTCACCGGTGAGGAAAATCGGCTCAAACACCGCCCCCTCTATGAAGTAATTGTTGAAGAAGCCCGCAAACAGGGACTCGTCGGAGCATCTGTCTACAGGGGGGTTATGGGTTACGGAGCAAACAGTCAGGTTCGCACCACTTCGATTCTAAGGCTTTCAGAAGACCTGCCATTAATCATCGAAATCATTGATAAACCAGAAAAAGTAGAAAAAATGATTGAGTTCCTGGCTGAAAACATGACAGAAGGACTGGTCACCTCCGAAGAGGTGAACGTAGTCATTCATAAACATAATGAAGGTGAAAAACAGTAA
- a CDS encoding chemotaxis response regulator protein-glutamate methylesterase — protein sequence MKKTKVLIVDDSALVRQALQQLFSTDSSIEVIGSAGDPFAAAEIMKRIVPDVITLDIEMPKMDGLTFLRKLMTQHPIPVVICSTLTEQGSDAYMKAIEYGAIDVITKPKIGTKKFFDESSIRVCDVVKAAAMTKPSKLSARPMTVQPKLTADAVLPKSRPRTTTLQTTEKVVLVGASTGGTEAIQSFLQSMPLDCPGIAIVQHMPEKFTAAFASRLNTICRITVKEAQDGDSMLRGQALIAPGNKHMLLKRSGARYYVEIKDGPLVSRHRPSVDVLFRSGAASAGKNAVAVIMTGMGDDGAKGMKEMHDVGTHCIAQDEASCVVFGMPQEAIKLGGVDKVMPLKNIPGAVVSLCNR from the coding sequence ATGAAGAAGACAAAGGTTTTGATTGTAGACGATTCTGCATTGGTTCGTCAGGCATTGCAGCAGCTTTTTTCTACTGATTCTTCCATAGAAGTTATTGGCAGTGCCGGTGATCCTTTCGCTGCTGCGGAAATCATGAAACGGATTGTCCCTGATGTGATTACTCTCGATATTGAAATGCCCAAAATGGACGGGTTGACCTTTTTGCGCAAATTGATGACGCAGCACCCCATTCCGGTGGTTATCTGTTCCACCCTTACTGAGCAGGGGTCCGACGCGTATATGAAGGCGATTGAATACGGGGCCATTGATGTGATTACCAAACCGAAAATCGGTACCAAGAAGTTTTTTGATGAATCAAGCATCAGGGTTTGCGATGTAGTCAAGGCTGCGGCCATGACCAAGCCGAGCAAACTTTCAGCACGGCCCATGACAGTTCAGCCCAAGCTTACCGCGGATGCGGTTCTGCCGAAGTCCCGTCCCAGAACTACTACTTTGCAGACCACTGAAAAGGTGGTTCTTGTGGGTGCCTCCACCGGTGGGACCGAGGCTATTCAGAGTTTTCTGCAAAGTATGCCCCTTGATTGTCCGGGGATAGCTATTGTTCAGCATATGCCGGAGAAATTTACGGCTGCATTTGCTTCAAGACTGAATACAATTTGCCGGATAACAGTAAAAGAGGCACAGGACGGAGACAGTATGTTAAGAGGGCAGGCTTTGATCGCACCGGGTAATAAACACATGCTCCTCAAGCGTTCCGGAGCCCGCTATTATGTGGAGATTAAAGACGGTCCGCTGGTCAGCCGCCATAGGCCATCTGTCGATGTGCTTTTTCGGTCCGGTGCTGCAAGTGCCGGAAAGAATGCAGTTGCGGTTATCATGACCGGAATGGGTGATGACGGAGCAAAGGGCATGAAAGAAATGCACGATGTAGGAACTCATTGCATAGCGCAGGATGAAGCCTCCTGCGTAGTCTTCGGCATGCCGCAGGAGGCAATCAAGCTTGGCGGGGTGGATAAGGTTATGCCACTTAAGAACATCCCGGGGGCGGTTGTCAGTCTTTGCAACCGCTGA
- a CDS encoding protein-glutamate O-methyltransferase, protein MVLKNNKKGTDSNLVGLTPKMSDADFAKFSKLIKEEFGIKMPPSKKTMLEARLQKRLRALGLSEHSQYCDFLFSPGGFERELTQLIDVVTTNTTDFFREPKHFELLLRTVLPDLCQRNKRPLKLWSAGCSSGEEPYTLCMVLEEFTENNRNFKYSLMATDISTDILRKAMNAVYPMSKVDVVPMVMKRKYLLKSKDKNKPLVRVVPELRKKVDFRRLNFMEPFPFKDQKDIIFCRNVVIYFDRATQYKLFQKFCSTLSKGGYLFIGHSESISGMELPVRQIAPTVYQKV, encoded by the coding sequence ATGGTTTTGAAAAACAATAAAAAGGGGACCGATAGTAATTTGGTCGGATTGACTCCTAAAATGAGCGATGCTGATTTTGCGAAATTCAGTAAGCTTATTAAAGAAGAATTCGGGATCAAGATGCCTCCTTCCAAGAAAACCATGCTGGAAGCCCGTCTCCAGAAAAGATTGCGTGCTCTTGGTTTGTCTGAGCATTCGCAATATTGTGATTTTCTTTTCAGCCCCGGTGGATTTGAAAGGGAACTGACTCAGCTGATTGATGTGGTAACCACAAATACCACGGATTTTTTTCGGGAGCCGAAACATTTTGAACTCCTGCTCCGCACTGTCCTGCCTGATTTGTGCCAGCGTAACAAAAGACCGTTAAAACTCTGGTCCGCCGGATGTTCCAGCGGGGAAGAACCTTACACTTTGTGTATGGTTTTAGAGGAATTTACGGAGAATAATCGAAATTTTAAATATTCGTTGATGGCTACAGACATTTCCACTGATATATTGCGTAAGGCCATGAATGCCGTATATCCCATGAGTAAGGTGGATGTGGTTCCTATGGTCATGAAAAGAAAGTATTTGCTCAAAAGCAAGGATAAGAACAAGCCGCTTGTCCGTGTGGTTCCAGAATTACGTAAAAAAGTTGATTTCAGACGGCTTAATTTTATGGAGCCTTTTCCTTTCAAGGATCAAAAAGATATAATTTTTTGTCGTAATGTTGTCATATATTTTGATAGGGCGACTCAATATAAGTTGTTTCAAAAATTTTGTTCTACATTGTCCAAAGGCGGTTACCTGTTCATCGGACATTCCGAAAGCATTTCCGGGATGGAACTTCCTGTCAGGCAGATTGCTCCCACTGTTTATCAAAAGGTTTAG
- a CDS encoding chemotaxis protein CheA, which yields MSDDMTTQVFKEEAYELLGELETSLLELEDVPDDMDIINRVFRALHTIKGSGSMFGFEAIAEFTHEVETVFDMVRNGELPISKPLLTLSLSARDHIYSMLESASGEGDSSVGNGILDGLRDVAAGALGEEEAEDDVSTAEAELDPAADAPEDGKSEDLPLRSLYQIIIKVSAGNDVEEESLDSLLQELERLGDIRSKNLHKEKETWWDIVFESDADSMSVEEIFFFTDIPVSVNVREVAREDFADLFGAVDDADDLDEMIKTGEACPVKKLGEILVERGDVPSETIDAVLADQKPLGELLAEKGVVSKEKINSALAEQNAAKEFKTASRKTRNKVDAASSIRVSAEKLDYLVDLVGELVIVQAQISQVVSSKADPSLTALSEELERLSDELRDSTLGIRMLPIGTTFSKFRRLVRDLSEDLGKEIDLHTNGAETELDKTVIERLGDPLVHLLRNSIDHGIEDPETRSAKGKSRRGSITLSAEHSGGDVMILIEDDGKGMSKEAIRSKAVEKGLISADQDLSDKEIFNLIFEPGFSTAKSVTNVSGRGVGMDVVKRAIDTLRGSIDINSKEGRGTVITIRLPLTLAIIDGLQVRVGDDYFVIPLSLVEECVELTNKDVEEANGQQFVNLRGEIVPYIRIREWFEVEGDSPPIEQIVITGLDGSRIGVVVDTVIGEHQTVIKSLGRVYRDVEGISGATIKGDGTLALILDIPKLFRTVLAEVKAAG from the coding sequence ATGTCTGATGATATGACAACTCAAGTATTCAAAGAAGAAGCGTACGAATTGCTGGGTGAATTGGAGACTTCCTTGCTTGAGCTTGAGGATGTTCCTGATGATATGGATATAATAAATCGTGTTTTCAGGGCATTGCATACAATCAAAGGGTCCGGTTCCATGTTCGGTTTTGAGGCCATTGCGGAATTTACACATGAGGTGGAAACCGTATTTGATATGGTCAGGAACGGGGAACTACCCATATCTAAACCTTTGCTTACCTTGTCCCTTTCTGCTCGTGATCATATTTATTCCATGCTGGAATCTGCATCCGGGGAAGGTGATTCAAGTGTTGGCAATGGAATATTGGATGGGTTGAGGGATGTTGCTGCAGGTGCTCTTGGTGAAGAGGAGGCCGAAGACGATGTTTCAACCGCCGAAGCTGAGCTGGATCCAGCTGCAGATGCACCGGAAGATGGCAAGTCGGAAGATTTGCCTTTGAGGAGCCTGTACCAGATAATAATTAAGGTTTCTGCGGGAAATGATGTTGAAGAGGAGAGTCTTGATTCATTATTGCAGGAACTCGAACGTTTGGGGGATATTCGCTCCAAGAATCTTCATAAAGAGAAAGAGACATGGTGGGATATTGTATTTGAGAGTGACGCCGATTCCATGTCTGTTGAGGAAATATTCTTTTTTACTGATATCCCGGTTTCAGTGAATGTCCGGGAAGTGGCTCGTGAGGATTTTGCAGATCTTTTTGGGGCTGTTGATGATGCTGATGATCTTGATGAAATGATAAAGACGGGCGAGGCGTGTCCCGTGAAAAAGCTCGGCGAAATTCTTGTGGAAAGGGGCGATGTGCCTTCAGAAACAATTGATGCCGTGCTTGCAGACCAGAAACCGCTTGGTGAATTGCTTGCCGAAAAAGGTGTGGTCAGCAAAGAGAAGATTAACAGTGCCCTTGCCGAGCAGAATGCTGCCAAGGAATTTAAGACCGCTTCCAGAAAGACCCGTAATAAGGTTGATGCCGCGTCTTCAATCAGGGTTTCTGCCGAAAAATTGGACTATCTTGTGGATCTTGTCGGTGAGTTGGTTATTGTTCAGGCCCAGATCAGTCAGGTAGTCAGTTCCAAAGCTGACCCTTCCCTGACTGCGCTTTCCGAGGAATTGGAGCGTCTTTCTGATGAACTAAGAGACAGCACCCTTGGAATACGCATGCTGCCCATAGGTACTACTTTCAGCAAGTTCAGAAGGTTGGTGCGTGACCTGTCAGAAGATCTGGGAAAAGAAATCGATCTGCATACCAATGGTGCTGAAACCGAACTGGATAAAACTGTGATTGAGAGGCTCGGTGATCCTCTTGTGCATCTGCTCCGCAATTCTATTGACCATGGGATCGAAGATCCGGAGACACGCAGCGCAAAGGGCAAGTCCCGTAGGGGCAGCATTACCCTTTCTGCTGAACATTCCGGCGGTGATGTCATGATTCTTATTGAGGACGACGGCAAAGGCATGTCCAAGGAGGCCATCAGGAGCAAAGCGGTTGAGAAAGGTCTTATATCTGCTGATCAGGATCTTTCTGATAAGGAAATTTTCAATCTTATTTTCGAGCCCGGATTTTCAACGGCTAAAAGCGTGACTAATGTTTCCGGGCGCGGGGTAGGAATGGATGTAGTCAAGCGTGCTATTGATACCCTGCGCGGCAGCATTGACATTAACAGTAAAGAGGGCAGAGGTACGGTAATTACCATCAGGCTGCCCTTGACGCTTGCTATTATCGACGGGCTGCAGGTGAGGGTGGGTGATGATTATTTTGTTATTCCGCTTTCTCTCGTTGAAGAGTGCGTGGAGTTAACCAATAAGGATGTAGAAGAGGCTAACGGTCAGCAGTTTGTGAACCTGCGCGGGGAGATTGTTCCGTATATCAGAATCCGTGAATGGTTTGAGGTGGAAGGTGATTCTCCGCCTATTGAACAGATAGTTATTACCGGACTGGACGGCAGCAGGATCGGGGTTGTGGTGGATACCGTTATTGGTGAGCATCAGACCGTAATTAAAAGTCTCGGGCGTGTTTACAGGGATGTGGAGGGTATTTCAGGCGCGACCATCAAGGGAGATGGAACCCTTGCCTTGATTCTTGATATTCCGAAACTTTTCCGGACTGTATTGGCAGAAGTAAAGGCGGCTGGCTGA
- a CDS encoding DUF2062 domain-containing protein produces MQRNHSRTDKLKRLFKLYYLKVMRINASPHTIAMGIACGVFGGCFPVIPGLPLQTVIAVVMAFITRSSKIAAAIATWISNPFNWLLFYYVQFKIGTFFLPIDIAFDPAAWQVSDFMDIGWQGVTILIFGGFVLGLPLAVISYFIALYFIRRYRRRKTLRMLARRRKL; encoded by the coding sequence ATGCAGAGAAATCACAGCAGGACGGATAAGCTCAAACGGCTTTTCAAATTGTATTATCTCAAGGTGATGCGAATTAATGCTTCGCCCCATACTATTGCCATGGGGATCGCCTGCGGGGTGTTCGGGGGATGTTTCCCGGTTATCCCGGGATTGCCGCTGCAGACAGTTATCGCAGTGGTAATGGCTTTTATCACCCGCAGCAGCAAGATTGCCGCTGCAATTGCCACTTGGATATCAAATCCCTTCAACTGGCTGCTTTTTTACTACGTGCAATTCAAGATCGGGACTTTCTTTCTGCCTATCGATATTGCTTTTGATCCGGCAGCGTGGCAGGTTTCAGATTTCATGGATATAGGCTGGCAGGGTGTGACGATCCTTATCTTCGGTGGATTTGTGCTTGGCTTACCCTTGGCTGTAATTTCATATTTCATTGCACTTTACTTTATTCGCCGTTACCGTAGACGCAAGACTCTTAGGATGCTTGCCCGGCGCAGGAAGTTGTAG